From Pusillibacter faecalis, one genomic window encodes:
- a CDS encoding tyrosine-type recombinase/integrase — translation MEPYTVHRPDEAAIRRILEKHPYDAVGMAVRLAWMAGLLRNEIVSLRWDAVNFLNQEIELPDRSIPLCQELEEYLARMSERLDWGSNYVLLSDRLHKPMQPQPVSHIVRRALDEEGQREVRLIDLRHDFIIRQLQRHDWQYVSRITGVAAVALGQHFAEFLPEKRVSTKVLPERAPDVNEILLSRLLHSEGTSAAGTALQLTWQAGLTLEEITALTWDQVDVQRRLLEPIPGKTVPMNDGLAQFLERLRMESGESGGTVLRAPRSRLPMRPDRLSRVVRAALVRAGIDDLTVRDLRQDYAIRAGGETRILQYVRQHGFITRNALTELLHVSKPTAYRRLTALTDKGRLVRVGTRYYPPAAVVPPERQYQVIREYLQEEGAAYRQDIARLLRIEPRQCTVILQHLVEEGKLSREKYRYTLRDA, via the coding sequence ATGGAGCCTTATACCGTACATCGCCCCGATGAGGCCGCCATCCGGCGGATTTTGGAAAAGCACCCCTATGACGCCGTGGGAATGGCGGTGCGTCTTGCCTGGATGGCGGGCCTCCTTCGTAATGAGATTGTGTCTCTGCGCTGGGATGCTGTCAATTTTTTGAATCAGGAAATAGAGCTGCCTGACCGAAGTATCCCGCTTTGCCAAGAACTGGAGGAATACCTGGCCCGCATGAGCGAGCGGCTGGACTGGGGAAGCAACTATGTGCTGCTCTCGGATCGGCTGCATAAGCCCATGCAGCCGCAGCCCGTCTCGCATATCGTGCGCAGGGCGCTGGATGAGGAGGGACAGAGGGAGGTCCGTCTCATCGATCTGCGGCACGATTTCATCATCCGTCAGCTGCAGCGGCATGACTGGCAGTATGTCTCCCGCATCACCGGCGTCGCGGCTGTGGCGTTGGGGCAGCACTTTGCGGAGTTTTTGCCCGAAAAGCGGGTGTCCACAAAGGTTCTGCCGGAGAGAGCGCCGGACGTCAATGAAATTCTCCTCTCCCGGCTCCTGCACAGCGAGGGGACCTCGGCGGCGGGAACTGCCCTGCAGCTTACCTGGCAGGCTGGGCTGACGCTGGAGGAAATCACGGCGCTCACCTGGGACCAGGTGGACGTTCAGCGGCGCCTTTTAGAGCCCATCCCCGGAAAAACAGTCCCTATGAATGATGGCCTGGCACAATTTTTGGAAAGACTGCGGATGGAGTCGGGAGAGAGCGGGGGAACCGTCCTCCGCGCGCCACGCTCCCGTCTGCCCATGCGTCCGGACCGCCTTTCCCGCGTAGTACGGGCAGCGCTGGTCCGGGCTGGGATTGACGATCTCACCGTCCGGGACCTGCGTCAGGACTACGCGATCCGCGCCGGCGGCGAGACCAGGATTTTGCAGTATGTCCGCCAGCATGGCTTTATCACCCGAAATGCACTGACAGAGCTGCTGCATGTTTCCAAGCCTACCGCCTACCGCCGTCTTACAGCGCTGACGGACAAAGGGCGCCTGGTACGGGTGGGCACGCGGTACTATCCGCCTGCGGCGGTGGTTCCACCGGAGCGGCAGTACCAGGTCATCCGGGAGTATTTACAGGAAGAGGGCGCGGCCTACCGACAGGATATCGCCCGGCTGCTGCGCATTGAACCAAGGCAGTGCACGGTGATTCTCCAGCACCTGGTAGAAGAGGGGAAACTCAGCCGGGAGAAGTACCGCTACACGCTCCGGGACGCCTGA
- a CDS encoding tyrosine-type recombinase/integrase, whose translation MDEHNLTLAQIEAFRGHLLAEERAPGTVEKYQRDLRAFLRWLDGRAVTQERAAEWKTELLATSHAPVTVNSMVAALNGLFGFLGWDDCRVKFLRIQRRAFRDQSRELTRAEYTHLVGTARDHGKERLALLMETVCGTGIRVSEVPYITVETARVGRAEIALKGKIRVILLPDKLCRKLLKYARKHKIASGEIFITRSGRRMSRKQIWAEMKQLCTLSGVCPAKVYPHNLRHLFARTFYRACRDIARLADVLGHSSMETTRIYLVTTGVEHLRQMEKLGLVS comes from the coding sequence ATGGACGAACACAACCTGACCCTCGCGCAGATTGAGGCATTTCGGGGCCATCTGCTGGCAGAGGAGCGCGCACCCGGCACCGTGGAGAAATACCAGCGGGACCTGCGGGCGTTTCTTCGCTGGCTGGACGGCAGAGCCGTCACCCAGGAACGGGCCGCAGAGTGGAAGACGGAGCTGCTCGCGACGAGCCATGCGCCAGTAACGGTGAACTCCATGGTAGCAGCACTCAATGGACTGTTTGGATTCCTGGGATGGGACGACTGCCGGGTGAAATTTTTAAGAATTCAGCGCCGGGCCTTCCGGGATCAGTCCAGGGAGCTGACGCGGGCAGAGTACACGCATCTGGTGGGTACAGCCAGAGACCATGGAAAAGAGCGGCTCGCCCTGTTGATGGAGACGGTCTGCGGCACGGGAATCCGGGTGAGCGAAGTACCCTATATCACGGTGGAGACCGCCAGGGTTGGCCGCGCGGAGATTGCGCTGAAGGGGAAGATCCGGGTCATTTTGCTGCCGGACAAGCTTTGCCGGAAGCTCTTGAAGTATGCCCGGAAACATAAAATCGCTTCTGGTGAAATTTTTATCACCAGAAGCGGAAGAAGGATGTCCAGAAAACAGATCTGGGCTGAGATGAAGCAGCTGTGCACACTGAGCGGGGTATGCCCTGCCAAGGTATATCCCCATAATCTCCGCCACTTGTTTGCACGGACCTTTTATCGGGCATGCCGGGACATCGCCCGTCTGGCTGACGTACTGGGGCACAGCTCCATGGAAACCACCCGCATTTATCTGGTGACGACGGGGGTGGAGCATTTGCGGCAGATGGAAAAGCTCGGCCTTGTATCGTAG
- a CDS encoding AIM24 family protein → MSYQISNFTDNDDIKTLDQQGPFSIIEYQRDLSVTPASALNAYYCSQMNVRKRQVVCDLSKADITTQAGAMQWMLGDVNATTGIKGVGDLLGKAVRGKVTGESAIKPEYTGSGILVLEPTYRHLILMDAGSWNGAVVLDDGLFLACDSKLKHKAVARSTFSSAVAGNEGLFNLSLSGQGIFCIEAECPKEELVEISLQDDVLKIDGNYAIAWSASLQFTVERSGKSLIGSAASGEGLVNVYRGTGKVLMMPTAKMPNV, encoded by the coding sequence ATGTCTTATCAAATTTCAAACTTCACGGATAATGACGACATCAAGACGCTGGACCAGCAGGGTCCCTTCTCCATTATTGAGTATCAGAGGGATTTGAGCGTAACTCCAGCCTCCGCTCTAAACGCCTATTACTGCTCCCAGATGAATGTACGCAAGCGGCAGGTGGTCTGCGATCTTTCCAAGGCAGATATCACGACTCAGGCTGGCGCCATGCAGTGGATGCTGGGAGATGTCAATGCCACCACTGGTATCAAGGGAGTCGGTGATCTGCTGGGAAAAGCGGTACGAGGCAAGGTTACTGGCGAGTCTGCTATTAAGCCGGAATATACCGGCAGCGGCATTTTGGTGCTGGAGCCCACCTACCGGCATCTGATTCTCATGGATGCCGGCAGCTGGAATGGCGCCGTGGTGCTGGATGATGGGCTTTTCCTGGCCTGCGACTCCAAGCTCAAGCACAAGGCCGTGGCTCGTTCTACCTTTTCCTCGGCAGTGGCTGGCAATGAGGGCCTGTTCAACTTGAGCCTCAGCGGGCAGGGCATCTTCTGCATTGAGGCCGAGTGCCCCAAGGAGGAGCTTGTGGAAATCAGCCTGCAGGACGATGTGCTGAAAATCGATGGAAACTACGCCATCGCCTGGAGCGCCTCCCTGCAGTTTACCGTGGAGCGCTCTGGCAAATCCCTCATTGGCTCCGCCGCCTCCGGAGAGGGGTTGGTGAATGTGTACCGCGGCACTGGAAAGGTTTTGATGATGCCTACAGCCAAGATGCCCAACGTTTGA
- a CDS encoding cytochrome C biogenesis protein, with product MTDFPCYKLEIFIPESHLSVLQQALWETDAGHIGKYDCCLSYSPVTGCWRPLEGSHPYLGTLGQLRTEPELKVEVACPTGRVEAVLAAVKRVHPYEEPVINVIPLYRTGL from the coding sequence ATGACTGACTTTCCTTGCTACAAGCTGGAAATTTTTATTCCGGAATCCCATCTTTCCGTTTTACAGCAAGCCCTGTGGGAAACGGATGCCGGTCACATCGGCAAGTATGACTGTTGCCTCTCTTACAGTCCTGTCACCGGCTGCTGGCGTCCGCTGGAGGGATCGCACCCCTATCTTGGCACTCTGGGGCAGCTCCGTACAGAGCCAGAGCTGAAGGTGGAAGTCGCCTGTCCCACCGGGCGGGTAGAGGCGGTGTTGGCAGCCGTGAAGCGGGTGCATCCCTACGAGGAGCCGGTGATCAATGTCATTCCTCTGTACCGCACCGGCCTTTAG
- a CDS encoding class I SAM-dependent methyltransferase: protein MPENPYDDPIFFKKYARMYRSLHGLRGAGEWPMLQKLLPDFTGRKVLDLGCGYGWHCQYAVEHGAAEVVGVDSSRRMLSRARELHTDERIAYRLAAMESLDFPAASFHVVLSSLAFHYVADFPALVGRIAQWLRPGGSFVFSVEHPVFTSYGTQDWWYGPDGTILHFPVDRYFEEGPREAVFLGETMTKYHRTLTTYLQTLLEQGLVLRQVVEPRPPQEMMDLPGMREELRRPMMLLVGAEKPGEASI from the coding sequence ATGCCAGAGAATCCATATGACGACCCAATATTTTTTAAAAAGTATGCGCGAATGTACCGCTCCCTTCACGGTCTGCGCGGGGCCGGGGAGTGGCCCATGTTACAAAAGCTCCTGCCGGATTTCACCGGCAGGAAGGTGCTGGATTTGGGCTGCGGCTATGGCTGGCACTGTCAGTATGCCGTGGAACACGGCGCGGCTGAGGTGGTGGGTGTTGACAGCTCCCGCCGCATGCTCTCCCGGGCCCGTGAGCTTCATACGGACGAACGCATTGCCTATCGTCTCGCTGCTATGGAATCGCTGGACTTTCCAGCGGCATCGTTTCATGTGGTACTCAGCTCCCTGGCCTTTCACTACGTGGCAGACTTTCCAGCTCTGGTAGGCCGCATTGCCCAGTGGCTGCGCCCCGGCGGAAGCTTTGTCTTCTCCGTGGAGCACCCAGTATTTACCTCCTATGGAACGCAGGACTGGTGGTATGGTCCCGACGGGACCATACTCCACTTTCCGGTGGACCGCTATTTTGAGGAGGGGCCTCGGGAGGCGGTCTTTCTAGGCGAGACCATGACCAAGTATCACCGCACTCTGACCACCTATCTCCAGACGCTGCTGGAGCAAGGCTTGGTTCTCCGGCAGGTAGTGGAGCCCCGGCCCCCACAGGAGATGATGGACCTTCCCGGCATGCGCGAAGAGCTGCGCCGGCCCATGATGCTGCTGGTGGGCGCGGAAAAACCGGGGGAGGCGTCCATATGA
- a CDS encoding alpha/beta hydrolase, translating to MNHPPIAAFPFGAVPAILYGADSPHVWLYLHGKLGRKEEAESFAQLVCPSGSQVLSIDLPEHGERCSDKSFAPWDAVPELENLLTLAQSRWDHISLRATSLGAWFSLLAFAGRPLEQALLVSPVLDMERLIRGMMAGACVSEEELRARGEIPVEFGETLSWRYLQYAQTHPLVVWDTPTAILYPEHDALTSRETVEAFVRRFRCRLTVLENAQHWLHTPEELSALHRWESSSVLV from the coding sequence ATGAACCATCCACCCATTGCGGCATTCCCCTTTGGAGCAGTGCCTGCCATTTTATATGGCGCGGACAGCCCCCATGTCTGGTTGTACCTCCACGGCAAGCTGGGGCGCAAGGAGGAGGCGGAATCCTTTGCCCAGCTGGTGTGTCCCAGCGGCAGCCAAGTGCTGTCCATTGATCTCCCCGAGCATGGGGAGCGTTGCTCCGACAAATCCTTTGCCCCTTGGGACGCCGTGCCTGAGCTGGAAAACCTCTTGACATTGGCTCAATCCCGCTGGGATCATATCTCCCTGCGGGCCACCAGCCTAGGGGCTTGGTTTTCCCTGCTGGCCTTTGCCGGCAGACCGCTGGAACAAGCCCTTCTGGTCTCGCCGGTGCTGGATATGGAACGGCTGATCCGTGGTATGATGGCCGGAGCCTGCGTCAGCGAGGAGGAGCTGCGGGCCAGGGGCGAAATTCCTGTGGAGTTTGGGGAGACGCTGTCCTGGCGGTATCTCCAGTACGCGCAGACTCACCCCCTTGTGGTCTGGGATACTCCCACCGCCATATTGTACCCCGAGCACGATGCCCTCACCAGCCGGGAGACGGTCGAGGCCTTTGTCCGGCGTTTTCGGTGCCGCCTGACGGTGCTGGAAAATGCCCAGCACTGGCTCCACACGCCAGAGGAGCTCTCCGCCCTGCACCGCTGGGAGTCATCATCAGTGCTTGTTTGA
- a CDS encoding ArgE/DapE family deacylase: MVRNQLVSQIDQAVESLTDELTEFACTIFGIPTQNPPGNNYRQCAEAIGAMMQKIGMDVEYVEVPQERLSELAPRGEGLPRISVVGYLGDKAQRPNIHFTGHYDVVPEGTGWTTDPYGCEIRDGNIYARGSADQKSGIVSEVIAAYALQKAGLKLKGTLIASATPDEETGGQAGVGYMVEQGYFTRESTDYCVITECLDVDKVCIGHRGTLWFEIDITGRQSHGSMPSEGVNALEFAQRLMQAIDEDIRPLIAEPTPLPVQPPACRQTTLTPTILQAGEKINTVPGSCRIGYDWRLIPELSVEWAKEQITAVCEKVKASMPGSDYTIHYLGEDNPTLVPKDTDLVNTFLANGKTYLGREMEFSVSPGMDDQKYVVQKGKLDHCIVYGPGRLTLAHKSDEYASIEEMKMAAKIMALSAVDLLGLAE, translated from the coding sequence ATGGTCCGGAACCAACTCGTCTCTCAAATTGATCAGGCTGTGGAAAGTCTTACGGACGAACTGACGGAGTTCGCCTGCACCATATTTGGCATTCCCACACAGAATCCTCCCGGCAACAACTACCGTCAGTGTGCCGAGGCCATCGGTGCCATGATGCAAAAAATCGGCATGGACGTGGAGTATGTGGAGGTGCCGCAGGAGCGTCTTTCCGAGCTGGCTCCTCGGGGCGAGGGACTTCCTCGCATTAGCGTGGTGGGGTACTTAGGAGACAAGGCCCAGCGTCCCAATATTCACTTCACCGGGCATTACGATGTGGTGCCGGAGGGCACTGGCTGGACCACAGATCCGTATGGCTGTGAAATCCGGGATGGGAACATTTACGCCCGGGGCTCCGCTGACCAGAAAAGCGGCATTGTATCTGAGGTGATCGCCGCTTATGCCCTGCAAAAGGCAGGACTCAAATTGAAGGGGACCTTGATCGCCTCCGCCACGCCGGATGAGGAAACCGGCGGGCAGGCTGGCGTTGGCTACATGGTAGAGCAGGGCTATTTTACCAGAGAGAGCACCGACTACTGTGTGATTACTGAGTGTCTGGATGTGGACAAGGTCTGTATCGGGCACCGGGGTACGCTATGGTTTGAGATTGACATTACCGGGCGGCAGAGCCATGGCAGCATGCCAAGCGAGGGCGTCAACGCTCTGGAATTTGCACAGCGGCTTATGCAGGCCATTGACGAGGATATCCGTCCTCTGATTGCGGAGCCCACCCCTCTGCCGGTTCAGCCCCCCGCCTGCCGGCAAACCACCCTCACCCCCACCATTTTGCAAGCGGGTGAAAAGATCAACACCGTGCCCGGCAGCTGTCGGATCGGTTATGACTGGCGGCTGATTCCGGAGTTGAGCGTGGAGTGGGCAAAGGAGCAGATCACCGCCGTGTGTGAAAAGGTGAAGGCCTCCATGCCCGGGAGTGATTATACCATTCATTATCTGGGGGAGGATAACCCCACGCTGGTTCCGAAGGATACGGACCTTGTCAATACGTTTCTTGCCAATGGCAAAACATATCTTGGCCGGGAAATGGAGTTCTCTGTCAGCCCTGGGATGGATGATCAGAAATATGTGGTGCAAAAGGGAAAGCTGGATCACTGCATCGTCTACGGCCCCGGGCGGCTTACCCTGGCCCACAAGTCGGATGAATACGCCAGTATTGAAGAGATGAAAATGGCGGCCAAAATCATGGCTCTCTCCGCAGTGGACCTGCTGGGCCTTGCAGAATAA
- a CDS encoding DUF997 family protein, whose amino-acid sequence MKKLSREELEKELRKEAQGTWILTIVCALIHIVPAFLLNGNGQQMFHMPQWFVVSVFGSGIVAIIGIIILTKNFADFDYDEEAAEE is encoded by the coding sequence TTGAAAAAGTTAAGTCGTGAAGAGCTTGAGAAAGAGCTTCGGAAAGAAGCCCAGGGCACATGGATTCTGACCATTGTCTGCGCCCTGATCCACATTGTTCCGGCATTCCTTCTAAATGGAAACGGACAACAGATGTTCCATATGCCTCAGTGGTTTGTCGTCAGCGTGTTTGGCTCCGGCATCGTCGCTATCATTGGCATCATTATTTTAACGAAAAACTTCGCCGACTTCGATTATGACGAAGAAGCCGCAGAAGAGTAA
- the panF gene encoding sodium/pantothenate symporter — translation MTSSQVVILCIMIGYLVLNVTIGMIMSKRQERASTMSQEKKYFIGSRGMNGLVLAMTTMATYTSVSSFISGPGAAGMTYGYAQVWVAAVQFGAVFLVMGVLGNRLAIVSRRTGAVTIAGYLKARYKSDGLVIVTSLLMVAFFIAQMISQFTGGATLVESVTGLPYWASLLIFAAVVIIYTSFGGFSAVVITDTIQGIIMVLGTFLFMFFVVRAAGGLSGIDAGLATNLPDVYDNLTAVYKPGALLSFWVLVGIGTIGLPQTAVRCMGFKNTKTLKNAMVIGTIVCVVVIGGMHLAGAWAGALLDAENLPTSDYMIPMLVQRIMPTPLAGLFLAAPLAAVMSTVSSLLILASAAIIKDLYRTYIVKDNSQKVAAYNKSFSKLSFGATLVIGIITYFLALDPPDIIFFLNLFAMGGLECAFFMPLVGGAFCRFGTKQGAIAAALGGCAVYVFCYYNVTWQGVNAVVWGLLASVILYLVVSKATVGKGLDQDILEKCF, via the coding sequence ATGACATCTAGTCAAGTTGTTATTCTTTGCATCATGATCGGTTACCTCGTTTTGAACGTGACAATCGGCATGATCATGTCCAAGCGCCAAGAGCGCGCCAGCACCATGAGCCAGGAGAAGAAGTACTTCATTGGCTCCCGTGGCATGAACGGCTTGGTTCTGGCTATGACCACCATGGCTACATACACATCCGTCAGCTCCTTTATTTCCGGCCCTGGCGCTGCTGGCATGACCTATGGCTATGCCCAGGTGTGGGTGGCGGCCGTGCAGTTCGGCGCGGTGTTCCTGGTGATGGGTGTGCTGGGCAACCGGCTGGCCATCGTCTCCCGCAGAACCGGTGCTGTCACCATCGCCGGCTATCTGAAGGCTCGCTATAAGTCTGACGGTCTGGTCATTGTCACCAGCCTTCTGATGGTGGCCTTCTTCATCGCTCAGATGATCTCCCAGTTCACCGGCGGCGCCACCCTGGTGGAGTCTGTCACCGGTCTGCCCTACTGGGCCTCCCTGCTGATCTTTGCCGCAGTGGTAATTATCTATACCTCCTTCGGCGGCTTCAGCGCAGTGGTCATCACCGATACTATCCAGGGCATCATCATGGTGCTGGGCACCTTCCTGTTCATGTTCTTCGTGGTTCGCGCCGCCGGCGGTCTGTCTGGTATTGACGCCGGCCTTGCTACCAACCTGCCCGATGTTTATGACAACCTGACCGCCGTTTATAAGCCCGGCGCTCTGTTGTCCTTCTGGGTGCTGGTTGGTATCGGCACCATCGGCCTGCCTCAGACCGCGGTGCGCTGCATGGGCTTCAAGAACACCAAAACCCTGAAAAACGCCATGGTCATCGGCACCATTGTCTGCGTGGTCGTGATTGGCGGCATGCACCTGGCTGGTGCTTGGGCCGGCGCTCTGCTGGATGCCGAGAATCTGCCCACCTCCGACTACATGATCCCCATGCTGGTGCAGCGGATTATGCCCACTCCTCTGGCTGGTCTGTTCCTGGCCGCTCCTCTGGCCGCAGTCATGTCCACGGTGTCCTCTCTGCTGATTCTGGCCTCTGCCGCCATCATCAAGGACCTGTATCGGACCTATATTGTGAAGGACAACAGCCAGAAGGTTGCTGCCTACAACAAGAGCTTCTCTAAGCTGAGCTTCGGTGCCACTTTGGTCATTGGTATTATCACCTATTTCCTGGCTTTGGACCCCCCCGACATCATCTTCTTCCTGAACCTGTTCGCCATGGGCGGTCTGGAGTGCGCATTCTTCATGCCTCTCGTGGGCGGCGCCTTCTGCAGGTTCGGTACCAAGCAGGGCGCCATTGCTGCCGCTCTGGGCGGATGCGCGGTGTATGTGTTCTGCTACTACAATGTCACTTGGCAGGGCGTCAACGCCGTGGTCTGGGGCCTGCTGGCCAGCGTCATCCTGTACCTCGTCGTCAGCAAGGCCACCGTCGGCAAGGGCTTGGATCAGGATATTCTGGAAAAATGCTTCTAA
- a CDS encoding baseplate J/gp47 family protein, protein MRSTEELYQELLAAFAQRAGFTPEEGCDLAVRFWAAAAQIQALGIQADWVLDQSFPQTAQGIYLDRHAAMRGLVRLPAAKAVGTLQFSVKLPPAADITVSEGTVCMTEAGTRFQTTQAGVLAAETLSVEIPAEALEGGTAGNAAPGAICIMTACPVAITACTNPKAFSGGSDMEDDEALRRRILESYQRLPNGANAAWYEQTAIGYEGVVAARAVGRARGIGTVDVYVAEERGLPAAEVLEGLQAELQEKREIAVDVQVKAPTVREVDVTVTVAPAEGADFEAVKAAAEKTLTTFFTGRLLGKAVRLAELGSRLYALEGVENYRFTAPAADVAADDTVLPVLGALTVTEMEA, encoded by the coding sequence GTGAGGAGCACAGAGGAACTTTATCAGGAACTGCTGGCAGCGTTTGCACAGCGGGCCGGCTTTACGCCGGAGGAGGGCTGCGATCTGGCGGTGCGGTTTTGGGCGGCTGCAGCACAGATTCAGGCACTTGGCATCCAGGCGGACTGGGTGCTGGACCAGAGCTTTCCACAGACGGCGCAGGGCATCTACCTGGACCGCCACGCAGCTATGCGGGGGCTTGTGCGCCTGCCGGCGGCAAAAGCGGTGGGAACCCTGCAGTTTTCTGTAAAACTACCGCCGGCAGCAGACATCACAGTGTCGGAGGGAACGGTCTGCATGACGGAAGCAGGAACCCGGTTCCAAACGACCCAGGCAGGGGTGCTGGCGGCGGAAACCCTGTCTGTGGAAATCCCGGCAGAGGCGTTGGAGGGCGGCACTGCGGGGAACGCGGCTCCGGGGGCGATCTGCATCATGACAGCGTGCCCGGTGGCCATTACCGCCTGTACGAATCCCAAGGCTTTTTCCGGCGGCAGTGATATGGAGGATGACGAGGCCTTGCGCCGCCGGATTCTGGAGAGCTATCAGCGGCTCCCCAACGGCGCCAACGCCGCGTGGTACGAGCAGACCGCCATAGGATATGAGGGGGTGGTGGCCGCCCGGGCGGTTGGGCGCGCCAGGGGCATTGGCACCGTGGATGTATATGTGGCGGAAGAACGAGGCCTTCCGGCGGCAGAAGTGCTGGAGGGCTTGCAGGCGGAGCTACAGGAAAAAAGAGAGATTGCCGTGGATGTGCAGGTGAAGGCTCCGACAGTCCGGGAGGTTGATGTCACTGTTACAGTGGCACCAGCAGAGGGAGCGGATTTTGAAGCTGTGAAGGCGGCGGCGGAGAAGACATTGACTACGTTTTTTACTGGACGTCTGTTGGGAAAGGCCGTGCGCCTCGCAGAGCTGGGCAGCCGTCTGTACGCCCTGGAGGGCGTGGAGAACTATCGTTTTACAGCGCCTGCGGCGGATGTGGCGGCAGACGACACGGTGCTGCCGGTGCTGGGCGCGCTGACCGTGACGGAGATGGAGGCGTGA
- the safA gene encoding SafA/ExsA family spore coat assembly protein — MLLSPMRYKDYTWPHNPEVYTVERRRRLAVHPVPYGRCVVQDLGGSYRVLRGHGVFTGAGAYEEFRRLAEVFQDSGSGMLVHPVWSTEQAWFASLTVEEEPLPDYVSYSFEFWEDWTGYGNGLSAVKESADVPPLPARQPEGSSDTVHKGDTLWGIAKRHGVSLTALISANPQIKNPNLIYPGDKVVIP; from the coding sequence TTGCTGCTATCACCGATGCGATATAAGGACTACACCTGGCCTCACAACCCGGAGGTCTACACAGTGGAGCGCCGGAGACGGTTGGCGGTCCACCCAGTGCCTTATGGCCGGTGCGTGGTCCAGGACCTGGGGGGAAGCTACCGGGTCCTCCGGGGGCATGGCGTTTTTACCGGGGCTGGGGCCTACGAGGAGTTCCGCCGCTTGGCGGAGGTCTTTCAGGACAGCGGCTCCGGCATGCTGGTTCACCCGGTGTGGTCGACAGAGCAAGCGTGGTTCGCGTCCCTGACCGTGGAAGAGGAACCGCTGCCGGACTATGTGAGCTACAGCTTTGAGTTCTGGGAGGACTGGACCGGCTACGGAAACGGGCTGAGCGCAGTGAAGGAAAGCGCGGATGTGCCCCCTCTTCCGGCGCGGCAGCCGGAAGGGAGCAGCGATACCGTTCACAAGGGAGATACTCTGTGGGGAATTGCAAAACGCCATGGAGTGTCCCTGACGGCACTGATCTCTGCCAACCCGCAGATCAAAAACCCCAACCTGATTTATCCGGGGGACAAGGTGGTGATTCCGTGA